A section of the Syntrophorhabdales bacterium genome encodes:
- a CDS encoding DUF3303 family protein — protein MFFMNICTWDPKDEQEVRKRRAKWEWPAGIKVVCEFIDLQGCRTINVVDTDAKGLIMSRAAWLDILTFETFPVYPFGESKALAGG, from the coding sequence GAATATTTGTACGTGGGATCCCAAGGATGAGCAGGAAGTGAGGAAGCGCAGAGCGAAGTGGGAATGGCCGGCAGGGATCAAGGTGGTTTGTGAGTTCATTGATCTGCAGGGCTGCCGCACGATCAACGTTGTTGACACGGATGCAAAGGGCTTGATCATGAGCCGCGCTGCGTGGCTTGACATCCTGACATTCGAGACGTTTCCTGTGTATCCCTTTGGTGAAAGCAAAGCGCTCGCCGGAGGGTAG